The genomic segment GCTGTTCGGTACGTGGGCATACGTCCACAGCGGCCGGCTTCCGCCGGGCCCGAACCGGGTTGGGTCCACCACGGTCGGCTGACTGGCCAGCGTCATCGGAGTCGGACTGTGCCGGCCGGCCGCGGTGTCGGCCTCGGCCTGCTTCATCTCCTCGCGGCTGCCACCGATGTGCAGGGTTCCCGCCTCGGCCAGTCGCGCATCCGTCCACGGCACCGGGCCCGACAACGCGAAATCGACTTTGGCAACCCCGTTTCCGGGCGTGAAGCGCCCGAGCGCCGACCGATAGCTCTCGGGCAACCGAGCCCCGAACACCTTCGTCAGCGTCCACGGCGAGGTGTCGAACAGGTACGTCCGTGCCGGTGGTAGCTGGGCGGAGTCGGTGATCTGACAATCGGTGACGACCTCGGCCCCGCGGTCGGCAAGATCGGCCAGTAACGCCTGGGTGATCGACTGGCTGCCGCCGACCGGTATCGGCCACCCATGACTGTGCGCCAACGTGCCGAGAAGCAGCGCCGTCGCCGCACCGGCCAGTGACGGGATCTCGACGTTGGCGTGGGCGGAAACACCCGTCAGTAGTGCACCGGCGCGCGGCGCCCTGGTCAACCGATCCCACAGCGGGGTCCCCAGCTCCAACGCCCGAGCAGCTAGCGCCGCCGTCCCCGCCAACCCGGAGGGCCGCACCGCACTGCCCGGCAGGTGCCGAACATCAGAGAGTCCTAGATCGCGAACGGCCGACCAGCCCTCGACGAGCGGAGCCATCACCCGGCGATACGTCCGGCCTTCGTGCGCGCCGTCCTCGGCCAACTCGCCGACCGTGCGGTTGAGATCCTCATAGGCCACCGCGGCCCGGCCGTCGAGCAACGGCTGAGCGAACGGGATCAACGGGTGCCGCAACTCGACGCCGCGCGCACGAAGATCGAACCGTTCGAAGAACGGCGAGGCCACCGCCATTGGGTGCACCGCTGAACACACATCGTGCAGCAGCGGCACTCCGAGGTCGAGTTCCTCGGTGCGGGCACCGCCGCCGAGCGTCGATTCGGACTCCAGCACACGGACCGACAACCCGGCCGCGGCGGCGATCACGGCGGCCGCGAGCCCGTTCGGGCCGGAGCCCACGACCACCACGTCCACCGGTGCGCTCATCGTCGTCAGGTACCACTGCTCGGACCCTGCTAACCGTCGCCGGGCGGGGTATTCCGCGGGCCATGATCGATTGGGCCAAGGTCTTCGCGCTGCAGACCCCACCGCTGGAGATCGTCATCCGCGGCACGCTGATGTACCTCGCGCTGTTCACGTTGCTGCGGGTGCTGCTCAAGCGTGAGAGCGGAACCACCGGCATGACCGACCTGCTGGTGGTGGTGTTGATCGCCGACGCCGCGCAGAACGGCATGGCCGGGACTTATGACTCGGTTTCCGACGGACTGCTGCTGGTGGCTGTGATCATCGGGTGGTCGTTTGTGCTTGATGTGATCGCCTACCGCTGGAAGTGGGCTGAGCGGCTGATCCGGCCGCGGGCCCTGCCGTTGGTTCGTGATGGTCAAATGTTGCGCCGCAACATGCGTCGCGAGTTGGTTACTGCCGAAGAACTGATGGGTCAGCTGCGTCAGCAAGGCATTGACGACATCAGCCGGGTCAGCCGCGCCTACATGGAATCCGACGGGGAGTTCAGCTTTGTGATGGCGTCCGGTGAACCGCACACTCAGCGAAAGCCTCGCAGACAACGGGTGTGATTGGGGTCGGTCACCGCTTCGCGATAGCGTGCCAGGCCAGATCGGCGATGGCGGCGCAGTAGTGATCGGCGATCGGCTCCCGGGTGTAGAGCGCGCGCACGTTGATCGGGGCGAGCACGAGTTGCATCGCGGCGATGGTGTCGACGCCGTCGCGCAGCTCACCGCGCGCGGCTGCCCGGTCGAACACCAAGCGGATGCCGGCGAACCGCCTCATCCAGAACGCCATCCTGGTGTCATCGGCGAATGCGGCTCGATCGTCGACCACCATCGCCCGCAGGAGGCTGCGGCCCACGGTGTCGTTGACCTGCTCGGCCACCGCCGTGGCCAGAGCCTGCAGATCGGTGCGCAGTGAGCCGGTGTCCGGCGGGGTGAGAACGTCGTTGCTCCAGTACAGCAGCGCCTCGAGTGCGAGCCGGCTGCCGTCGCCCCAGTACTTGGTCACCACTGATTCGTCGATTTTGTGACGTGCGCACATCGTCGGGACGTCGAACCGCTCCAGGCCCCATCGGGTCAGCTCGTCGTACACGGCGGTCATCACCGCGTGCCGGACGTCCTCGGGGACGCCGGCGTCGGCGCTCTCGGCATCGGTTGTGATCGCTCGACCTCCCACCCGTGCGGTGTCCATATCCAGTGAACCATCCCCCGGGTGGGGTTCTCGAGCAATCGGCTGTAACGCCACGCGGCGATAGCGGCACCACTGCGGTGAAGACCCCGCACACCGCGGGTGCCAGTGCATCAAGGAGTTACCTCGACATGAAACCGACCACTCGCGCCATCGCCATGGGAATTGGTCTGGCGATCGTCAATGTCGCCGCGGTCGTCGGCTTGGCAGCCGGTCAGGCAAACGCGGTCACGATGCCCTCCGACGGAACCTTCATCGTCGACATGGCCGCCCAGAACGAGCCGCCGATGACGCTGGCGGTGACCGTCGACGGCGACAAGGTCGTCGGCTACGCAACGAACGGAACAGACGAGGAGGCATGGTTCTTCGGGTCGCAGCACGGCGGCAAGGTGAGCATGGCATCGATGTACGCCGACCGGATCGACGCCACCTACGACGGTTCGGCATTGCGCGGCACGCTCACCATGAACGACGCCTCGGCGCCGCACGCTTTCAGCGCAGCACCCGCCGCCGCTCCCGCAGGCATCTACACCGCGACGATGAACTCCTCGCGCGCATCGTGGGTGGTGCGGCCAGACCACACGATGATCGGCGTGATGGACAACAGCGCCCCCGGTGATCACAAGGTGACCGACGCGCTGGCGGCCCAGCAGCAGCAGCATCTCGAGCAGGTCCGGCAGATGCGCATCGATCAGCAGATGCGTCAGGCACCGCCGATGCAGTTCGGAACCTGGAGCGCGAATATCGATTCGACGCAGGTGACGGCGACGCGAGTGAGCGGCGGCATGCGGTTCTGAACCCGGCTGCGCACCCGCGCAGTCTGCAATCAGCCGACGTTCGCCGCGATTATCGTTATCGTGCTGGTGACTTCGATTGCAGGAGAACGCACTTTGCCCAGCGATGATCACATAGCGAACACATCCCCCCTTCGCCGGGTGATCGTCGGGGCGTCGATCGGAAACGCCGTCGAGTGGTACGACTTCGCGATCTACGGCTTCCTCGCCACGATCATCTCGGTCAAGTTCTTCCCGCCCGGCAACGAAACAGCCGCACTGTTGAACACCTTCGCGATCTTCGCCGCCGCGTTCTTCATGCGCCCACTGGGCGGGTTCTTCTTCGGCCCGCTGGGTGATCGCATCGGCCGTCAGCGGGTGCTGGCCGTGGTGATCCTGTTGATGTCCGGCTCAACGCTGTTGATCGGCATGTTGCCCACCTACGCCGCCGTCGGCGTGGCGTCCCCCCTGTTACTGCTGCTGTTGCGTTGTCTGCAGGGCTTCTCCTCCGGCGGCGAATATGGCGGCGGCGCATGTTATCTCGCGGAATTTGCGACCGATCGCCGCCGCGGACTGGTGGTCGGATTCCTGGTCTGGTCGGCGGTGCTGGGCTTCTTGCTCGGTTCGGTCACCGTGACCCTGCTGACGACACTGCTGCCCGCCGGCGCCATGGAGAGTTACGGCTGGCGGATTCCGTTCCTGCTAGCTGGCCCGCTGGGTCTGGTGGGTCTCTATATCCGGCTGCGGTTGCAGGACACTCCGGCCTTCGCCGAGCTGTCCGAGGCCGACGAGGTGGCCGCATCACCGCTTCGGGAGGCCGTCACGACGGCGTGGGTACCAATCCTTCAGGTCATCGGACTGATGATCATCCACAATGTCGCGTTCTATGTGGTGTTCACTTATCTGCCAACCTATTTCATCAAGACGCTGCACTTCTCCAAGTCGGCGTCGTTCGCCTCCATCACCACGGCCAGCGTCGTCGCGCTGATACTTATCCTGCCGCTAGCGGCGTTGTCCGATCGCATCGGGCGCCGGCCGATGTTGATTGCCGGTGCGGTCGCCTTCGTCGCGCTGTCGTATCCGGCATTCGTGATGCTGAATTCGGGGTCACTGGTCTACGCCGTTGCGGCGCATTGCCTGCTAGCCGCGATCGAGGCGGTGTTCGTCTCGGTGTCGCTGGTGGTGGCGGCCGAGTTGTTCGCCACCCGCCTGCGCTACAGCGGACTCTCGATCGGCTACAACGTCTCAGTGGCCGTGTTCGGCGGCACCACACCGTACGTGGTGACGTGGTTGGCCGCCCGCACCGGCAACGCCTATGCCGCAGGCATTTACGTGACCATCGCCGCAGTCGTGTCGCTGGCCACCGTGCTGACAATTCGGGAAACGAAAGGCAAGCCCCTGCAGGAGCTGGGGGTCACAGCTCCAGCAGCACCGTGACGGGGCCGTCGTTCACCAGCGAGACTTTCATATCCGCGCCGAACACCCCGGTTTCGACGCGGGCACCCAACTCCCGCAACGCATCGGCGAACACCGTGACGAGTGGTTCGGCGACCGATCCGGGCGCCGCCGCGTTCCAACTCGGTCTGCGCCCCTTCACGGTGTTGGCGTACAGCGTGAACTGACTGATCACCAGGATTGGCGCGCGGGTGTCGGCGGCCGACCGCTCATCGTCGAGAATGCGCAATTGCCAGAGCTTTTCAGCCATCCGGCGAGCAACGGCATCGGTGTCGGAATGGGTGACGCCGACCAGTGCCAGCAGGCCCTGACCGGACGGCCGGATCTCACCGACCACGTCACCACCCACCGACACCGACGCCGCGGTGACCCGTTGCACCAGCACTCGCATGGGTGCCGATGCTAGTGCGCGACAGTCGGGTCCGCGCTACTCCCCCGTGCCGGCCGGCGCATAGCCCAGGATGGCCTTGGACTCGAGGAACTCGTCGAGTCCCTCTTCGCCCCATTCGCGGCCGTTACCGCTCTGCTTGTAGCCGCCGAACGGCGCGGTGATGTCGAACGCGTGGTTGATGGTCACCGTCCCTGCGCGGATCCGGCGGGCCAGGGTGCGGGCCTGTTCCAGATCGGCGCCCGAGACGTAGCCATAGAGGCCGTAGTCGGTGTCGTTGCCGATCTCGATGGCCTGATCCAGATCGTCGTAGCCGAGGATGCACACCACCGGCCCGAAGATCTCCTCGCGGGCGATCGTCATGTCGTTGTTCACGTCGGCGAACACGGTGGGGCGCACGTAATACCCGGTGTCGACGCCGTCGGGGCGGCCGGGGCCGCCGGCGACCACCGTCGCGCCCTCCTCGATACCCTTCTGGATCAGACCCTGGACCTTCTCGAACTGCATCTTCGATGCCACCGGACCGATCGCCGAATTATCGGACAGATCAGCGACTTTGACCCCTTCGGCGGTCGCACGAGCCACTGTGACGGCCTCGTCGAGCCGCGAATTCGGCACCAGCATCCGAGATGGGGCGTTACAGCTCTGGCCGGAGTTCACCATCATCACCGAGACACCGGCCGCAACGCTCTGTGCGAAGGCGTCGTCGTC from the Mycolicibacterium crocinum genome contains:
- a CDS encoding TetR-like C-terminal domain-containing protein, with protein sequence MDTARVGGRAITTDAESADAGVPEDVRHAVMTAVYDELTRWGLERFDVPTMCARHKIDESVVTKYWGDGSRLALEALLYWSNDVLTPPDTGSLRTDLQALATAVAEQVNDTVGRSLLRAMVVDDRAAFADDTRMAFWMRRFAGIRLVFDRAAARGELRDGVDTIAAMQLVLAPINVRALYTREPIADHYCAAIADLAWHAIAKR
- a CDS encoding phytoene desaturase family protein, with protein sequence MDVVVVGSGPNGLAAAVIAAAAGLSVRVLESESTLGGGARTEELDLGVPLLHDVCSAVHPMAVASPFFERFDLRARGVELRHPLIPFAQPLLDGRAAVAYEDLNRTVGELAEDGAHEGRTYRRVMAPLVEGWSAVRDLGLSDVRHLPGSAVRPSGLAGTAALAARALELGTPLWDRLTRAPRAGALLTGVSAHANVEIPSLAGAATALLLGTLAHSHGWPIPVGGSQSITQALLADLADRGAEVVTDCQITDSAQLPPARTYLFDTSPWTLTKVFGARLPESYRSALGRFTPGNGVAKVDFALSGPVPWTDARLAEAGTLHIGGSREEMKQAEADTAAGRHSPTPMTLASQPTVVDPTRFGPGGSRPLWTYAHVPNSSTHDMTEVVTAHIERFAPGFRDVVIGSRCIPAAAMAGHNPNYVGGDIAVGTVSMYRILARPVPRWNPYRTPLDNVYLCSGSTPPGPGVHGMCGMHAATHVLREQFGIRELPDIGPGS
- the dtd gene encoding D-aminoacyl-tRNA deacylase codes for the protein MRVLVQRVTAASVSVGGDVVGEIRPSGQGLLALVGVTHSDTDAVARRMAEKLWQLRILDDERSAADTRAPILVISQFTLYANTVKGRRPSWNAAAPGSVAEPLVTVFADALRELGARVETGVFGADMKVSLVNDGPVTVLLEL
- a CDS encoding DUF421 domain-containing protein; amino-acid sequence: MIDWAKVFALQTPPLEIVIRGTLMYLALFTLLRVLLKRESGTTGMTDLLVVVLIADAAQNGMAGTYDSVSDGLLLVAVIIGWSFVLDVIAYRWKWAERLIRPRALPLVRDGQMLRRNMRRELVTAEELMGQLRQQGIDDISRVSRAYMESDGEFSFVMASGEPHTQRKPRRQRV
- a CDS encoding MFS transporter; protein product: MIVGASIGNAVEWYDFAIYGFLATIISVKFFPPGNETAALLNTFAIFAAAFFMRPLGGFFFGPLGDRIGRQRVLAVVILLMSGSTLLIGMLPTYAAVGVASPLLLLLLRCLQGFSSGGEYGGGACYLAEFATDRRRGLVVGFLVWSAVLGFLLGSVTVTLLTTLLPAGAMESYGWRIPFLLAGPLGLVGLYIRLRLQDTPAFAELSEADEVAASPLREAVTTAWVPILQVIGLMIIHNVAFYVVFTYLPTYFIKTLHFSKSASFASITTASVVALILILPLAALSDRIGRRPMLIAGAVAFVALSYPAFVMLNSGSLVYAVAAHCLLAAIEAVFVSVSLVVAAELFATRLRYSGLSIGYNVSVAVFGGTTPYVVTWLAARTGNAYAAGIYVTIAAVVSLATVLTIRETKGKPLQELGVTAPAAP